Within Conexibacter woesei DSM 14684, the genomic segment AGCGCGCTCATAGCGGCCACCTCCGTTGTATTATAATTCGCTTAAATAGCAACAGAACGAGAGCTTGCGTTCGAATTATGCGAGTGTTACACTGAGTCCATGACCATCGGAGACAAGAGCCGCAAACCGCGACGATCAACCTCGACAACCACCCGGAAAATCAGCCGGACGGTCAGATGGACACTGACCACAGGTGCTGCGAGCATCGCCGTCTACGTCGGTCTGCTCGCCAATGCGAAGGCGCTCGGCACCGCGAGCGAACGTGTTGCAACGCTTAGCATCTCGAACACTTTTTACAACAACGAGTGCAGAGTAATTCAATATAATTCTCTTCACACTCAGCCACCCTTACGACGCCCTCCGACTAGGCGAGTGGTACGTCAACCAGACGGAACGCTCGCTGCTGCGCACGCTTTCACGCATACGCTCACGAGGTAACCCCGAACACCGACGCGGCGAGCGCAGTCTCGAGGCGGTGACGGCGTAGCCCTCGTCGTGACTGGAACGAATCCAACACACGAATATCTTTTGTGTGTAGGATTTGTTCCATGCGCGTACCGTCGCACTCCAATCTCGAGTTTCTGCGGGAGCGCTTTGACGGCCGGCCATTCCGCGTGTCGGACGCCGTTGCCGCAGGCGTGAGCCGCACGACGTTGCACCGGCTGCGCGCGACGGGTGAGCTGGCTACCGTCGGCCGAGGGGTGGTGCAGTTGCCCGATGGCGGGATGGGCCTGCTGTCGGAGCTGGCGGTCGTGTCGGCGCGAGCGCCGCGCGGGACGATCTGCCTGAACTCGGCGCTAGCGTTCTGGGACCTGTCCGACGAGATCCCCGAGCAGGTGCATGTCGCGGTGCCGCGAGGGATGCATCGGCCATCGATCGACCAGCCTGCTACTCGTGTGCACGTCTTCGACGCTCGCACGTTCGCGATCGAGCGCCAGCAGGCGCACACCGACGCCGACGAGCCGTTCTGGATCTACTCGCCCGAGCGCTCAGTGATCGACGCGATGCGCATGGCACGCTGGGTCGGACGCGACACCGCGCTGCACGCGCTGCGCCGCTACATCGCGCAGCCCAGGTCCGACGCTGCCCGCCTTGCTGAGCTGGCGCGCGAACTCGGCGGCAGCGCCCAACTGCGACCGGCGTTGGAGGCGCTGCTCAGTTGACCGCGCAGCCGCCTGTCGACCAGGCCGCCGCAGCGGCCTTCAAGGCACTGCGGGTCAAAGCCCGAGCCGAGCACCGGGGCAACACCCAGCCGCTGCTGGTCGTCTACGCCGTCGAGTCCTTCTTGCGCCGCCTGGCGATCTCCGACTACGCGGATCGCATGGTCCTCAAGGGCGGGATGCTGATGGCCGCCAACAGCATCCGCCGCATGACCAGAGATGCCGACCTCTCGACCCACGGCCTGCCCAACGACGAGCGGCGGGTTCACGAAGCGGTCACACGCATCTGCGCGCTGGAGCCCGACCCACACGACGGCGTCGTGATCGACCCGTCCTCGATCCGGACCGAGGTCATGCGCGAAGGGGACGAGTATCAGAGCGTCCGCTGCAAGCAGCTCGCCATCCTCGGCCGAGCGAGGATCCCCTTCGCACTGGACTTCTCCTTCGGCGACCCGGGCCAATCGACCGTGATCGACCTGGAGTCGGCCATCGACCGCCCCGCCGTTCGGCTCGCTGCCTACCCGCTCACGCTCAACCTCGCCGAGAAGATCGTCACCGCCATGCAACGGCGCGAGTCCAGCACCCGCGACCGCGACTTCGCCGACCTCTGGGTCACCAGCCGCCGACACCGCCTCGACGCAACCGAGCTTCGCCAGCACATCCTCGCCGTCGCCTCCCACCGCCAGCAGCCAGTGATCCCGATGGCCGAGGCACTGGCGCACATGCCCGACCGCCAACAGCCCTACGCCGCGATGGTCGCGCGAATGTCGTACCAGTCGCCACCGCCGCAGCGCTGGAGCGACCTCATCGTTGGCGTCATCGGACTTGTCGACCCGCTCCTGGCCGCCACCAGCGAAAGCCTCTCCCACTGGAATCCCGCGACCCTTAGCTGGACCACCGCGACGAGATGACACTGTGGCCACACAGCGGCGGCGTCTCTCACCGGTCGCCAACTCCTCTAGCGTTCGGCGCATGGCCGTCGAGATCCACAGCACCGGGGTTCTGATCCGCGCCGCGACTGCAGCCGAGGTGACGGCGATCGAGCGCGCCGGTCACTTCGGCGGCGAGTTCGAGCTGGACCCGCCGCGCAGCTACCGCTTCAGCGCGCCGACGACCAGCCCCGGACCAGATGAGATCTACGTCGTGAGCGTCGCGTTCGTCGACTTCACGTACGACGGCAAGCGCCAGCGCTGGACCGAGGCCGAGCACAACGGCACCTACCTCACCACCACGCACGACGTCACCACCGAACCGCTCGCGCTCGGCGCGAAACCGAGGAAGAGGGCTTCGCCGGACTGCTCGGCGACATGCGCATCCACGACATCAACGTCAAGCGCTGGCAGTTCTGCAGCGCCCCGCGCCGCTATGACCTCGACCCCAAGCTGAGCGAACAGCTCGCCCCGCCGCGGTGATCGCGACGACGACGCGATCCGCCGGCGGCTACACGGCTGGGACGTCTAAGTCAGAGGACGGGTCGAGGTCGCAGCTCGCACTGGCGGGTGCTGGCGACGACCAGCGGACCGCTTGCCGGCGAGGTTGTCGCGCGGCGTCTCCAAGGGCCCGAACGGCTCGCGCGGTCGCTGAGTTGCCTTAGGCTTTGGCCCGGAAAGAGGGGCCTCGCGTCCGTCGCCGTCACGTGGCGCTTCAGCTCCACGGGCGCGTCGACACGTGCGGCGAACTGTTTGCAGGAGGGACGGGATGGCCAGGCGACGGGGCTTCTTCGCGGAGCTGCAGTATCAGAACCAGCTTGCCGCTAGACGACAGGCACAAGCCGAACGAGCGCAAGCGCGCGCTCACGCAGCCGCAGTCCGCGAAGCTGAGCGGGCGCAGAGACAAGCTGAACGCGCAGCCGCTGCTGCTACGCGGGCGGCGGTCGCTGAGCGAAGAGCGGCCGAGCGCGAAGCCAAGCGGTTGCACGAGGAGTACCGCCTTGCGGAGGTTGAGGCGCTCAACTCAGAGCTGGCCGAAATCGCGGAGGAGCTGTCCTCGATCCTGTCCGCCACGCTGGACGTCGATGACTTCGTAGACCTTGAGGATCTCCGCGTTTCGACGAGCCATCCGCCGTTTCCCAGAGCCGATCTGGAGATGCCCACGCCGGACGTCGTGCCCGTGTCGGCGCCGCCGGAGCCCGTGTTCGTGGAACCCGAGCCTCCGAAGGGGCTTGGCAGCGTTCTCG encodes:
- a CDS encoding type IV toxin-antitoxin system AbiEi family antitoxin domain-containing protein, coding for MRVPSHSNLEFLRERFDGRPFRVSDAVAAGVSRTTLHRLRATGELATVGRGVVQLPDGGMGLLSELAVVSARAPRGTICLNSALAFWDLSDEIPEQVHVAVPRGMHRPSIDQPATRVHVFDARTFAIERQQAHTDADEPFWIYSPERSVIDAMRMARWVGRDTALHALRRYIAQPRSDAARLAELARELGGSAQLRPALEALLS
- a CDS encoding nucleotidyl transferase AbiEii/AbiGii toxin family protein; this encodes MTAQPPVDQAAAAAFKALRVKARAEHRGNTQPLLVVYAVESFLRRLAISDYADRMVLKGGMLMAANSIRRMTRDADLSTHGLPNDERRVHEAVTRICALEPDPHDGVVIDPSSIRTEVMREGDEYQSVRCKQLAILGRARIPFALDFSFGDPGQSTVIDLESAIDRPAVRLAAYPLTLNLAEKIVTAMQRRESSTRDRDFADLWVTSRRHRLDATELRQHILAVASHRQQPVIPMAEALAHMPDRQQPYAAMVARMSYQSPPPQRWSDLIVGVIGLVDPLLAATSESLSHWNPATLSWTTATR